The following are encoded in a window of Artemia franciscana chromosome 19, ASM3288406v1, whole genome shotgun sequence genomic DNA:
- the LOC136039062 gene encoding uncharacterized protein LOC136039062 — MLTLHLYTKGAATTGFPIIAPLFLCLHTHIVGHLATNELLSDSWHGFRHGCLVETNLIDAYDYITEKLDQAIPVNLVLLDFAKVFDKVCYCCLRAKLFAIGIHNEIVEWVLQFLSRRKQRVKIFGKNGQVVFTEEVEALSGVP; from the coding sequence ATGCTAACATTACACCTGTACACAAAAGGGGCAGCCACAACAGGGTTTCCAATAATTGCCCCATTATTCTTATGTTTGCATACTCACATTGTTGGCCACCTGGCCACCAATGAGCTGCTCAGTGATAGTTGGCATGGCTTCAGACATGGATGCTTGGTTGAGACTAATTTGATTGATGCATATGATTATATCACTGAGAAACTAGATCAAGCAATCCCTGTCAACTTGGTTCTATTGGATTTTGCAAAAGTCTTTGATAAAGTATGTTACTGTTGCCTAAGGGCCAAGTTATTTGCAATTGGAATACATAATGAAATTGTAGAGTGGGTGCTTCAGTTTCTTTCCAGGAGAAAGCAAAGggtgaaaatatttggaaaaaatggacaAGTAGTCTTTACAGAAGAAGTGGAAGCATTAAGTGGAGTGCCCTAA